The genomic segment ggaacaaggagaggagacggagaaggggggaacaaggagaggagacggagaagggggggaacaaggagaggagacggagaagggggggaacaaggagaggagacagagaaggggggaacagggagaggagacggagaagaggggaacagggagaggagacggagaagaggtgaacagggagtggagaagagaagaagggaacagggagaggagacagagaaggggggaacagggagaggagacggagaagggtggaacaaggagaggagacagagaaggggggaacagggagaggagacggagaagaggggaacagggagaggagacggagaagaggtgaacagggagtggagaagagaagaagggaacagggagaggagacggagaaggggggaacaaggagaggagacggagaaggggggaacagggagaggagaagaggggaacaaggagaggagaagagaggaacaaggagaggagaaggagaaggggggaaCAAGGAGAGGGGACGGAGAagaggggaacagggagaggagaagagaagaagggaacagggagaggagacggagacggagaaggGGGGAACAAGGAGAGGTGACGGAGAAGGggggaacaaggagaggagacagagaaggggggaacagggagaggagacggagaagaggtgaacagggagtggagaagagaagaagggaacagggagaggagacggagaaggggggaacagggagaggagaagaggggaacagggggaggagaagaggggaacagggagaggagaagaggggaacagggagaggagaagaggggaacaggtagaggagaggagaagagaggaacagggagaggagaaggagaaggggggaacaaggagaggagacggagaagaggggaacagggagtggagaagagaagaagggaacagggagaggagacggagaaggggggaacagggagaggagacggagaagggGGAAACGgggagaggagacggagaagggGGGAACGgggagaggagacggagaagaagggaacagggagaggagacggagaagaggtgaacagggagaggagacagagaaggggggaacagggagaggagaagaggggaacagggagaggagacggagaagggggggaacaaggagaggagacagagaaggggggaacagggagaggagacggagaagaggtgaacagggagtggagaagagaagaagggaacagggagaggagacggagaaggggggaacagggagaggagacagagaaggggggaacagggagaggagaagaggggaacagggagaggagacggagaagggGGGAACAAGGAGAGGTGACGGAGAagaggtgaacagggagtggagaagagaaggggggaacagggagaggagaagaggggaacagggagaggagacggagaaggggggaacagggagaggagacggagaaggggggaacaaggagaggagacggagaagggggggaacagggagaggagacggagaaggggggaacagggagaggagacggagaaggggggaacagggagaggagacggagaagaggggaacagggagaggagacggagaagaggggaacagggagaggagacggagaaggggggaacggggagaggagaagaggggaacagggagaggagaagagaagaacagggagaagagaagagaaggggggaacagggagaggagaagagaagaggggaacagggagaggagaagagaagaagggaacagggagaggagacggagggaacagggagaggagacggagaaggggggaacagggagaggagacggagaaggggggaacagggagaggagaagaggggaacagggggaggagaagaggggaacagggagaggagaagaggggaacagggagaggagaagaggggaacagggagaggagaagaggggaacagggagaggagaggagaagagaggaacagggagaggagaaggagaaggggggaacaaggagaggagacggagaagaggggaacagggagtggagaagagaagaagggaacagggagaggagacggagaagggGGGAACGgggagaggagacggagaagggGGGAACGgggagaggagacggagaagggGGGAACGgggagaggagacggagaaggggggaacagggagaggagaagaggggaacaTGTAGAGGTAGAAGAAAGGAGGGGaacagggagaagagaagagggtaggTCTTTAAAACCAATCAATCCATCAGTCAAACAcacaatcagtcaatcaatcaacctACTATATGGTCTGTGGACAGCTCCGGCCACCCCTTCCACAGAGCAGGTTGACGTGGGTCTACAGCACCAGCACCTCTGGGTTGTCTGAGGACGGTCGTCCCAGTATCTCTGGTAATGAACAAGAaccctggagggagggagggagggagggagggagggagggagggagggagggagggagggagggagggagggagggagggagggagggagggagggagggagggagggagggagggagggagggagggagggagggagggagggagggagggagagcagaggaggacaAAACAAATGAGGCCCACAATGAAGTGGACAAAAAGTTAGTCAcaacaccgtgtgtgtgtgttcacctgcaTATGGAGTCATGCCTATAAGGGTTGGGATCAATCCCTTGTAGAAGCCAGGGATGCCTCCTTcctttaaaaatttaaaataaacacCACCACTGAGAATCAGTTAATGAGAAACACAAACACAGGTAACAGGTTGAATGTGAAACTGAAAGACAAATAAAGGGATAGGTCAGAACAAATAAAATAGCATACCTTTAGGTACATGGTCTGGAAGGCATTTCTGATGCCCGTGTAGCGATGGTGTCCTTTCATCTGGTAAGCCAGACAGGCTCTGATCACGTCAAGAGGGTACGTACATATCACTGCTGTCATCCCTGAGAAATAATAACATGGTAAGATAAAATATACTAACCAACAACTGTTGATGTTTTGTTGAAACTATTGTTGTGGAAAAATAATCAGGAGTGAGGAAGTATCTTCTCTGCATTATACAAGCCTCCGTTTGTCTTTTCTGGATTCTCCCTCCCTGCCATGAAAGAGGCCCTTTCCACCACTGATCTTCTCTCACCTGCCATATCACCGACCACGGGCCTGTGGATGTGTCCAGAGACGCCCAGATGTTTACTGAGGATCTTCTCTCACCTACCATAGCACCGACCACGGGCCTGTGGATGTGTCCAGAGACGCCCAGCTGTTTACTGAGGATCTTCTCTCACCTACCATAGCACCGACCACGGGCCTGTGGATGTGTCCAGAGACGCCCAGCTGTTTACTGAGGATCTTCTTGTATTTGTCAAAGGCCATGAACTGGATAGCTCCGTAGGGGAATATCCTGACCATCATGGCCCCATTGCCTTTATAGAGCCCCAGGTAACCCTCCTTTCTTGGCACGACACGGAGAGTAGCTACCACACCtcgaggagagagagtgaaggagagaaataAGCAAGAGATAATTGTGTGGAGGGATGTCATAGTTTAGTTTTCGCTGCAACTAGGTGGTAGAAGAAGGAAGACCAGTGTCAGATGTCCATGGGAGGGGTGATACATGAGTGACACTGACAAACCAactgacaaaacacacacatgtttACATGTTCAGTAACACTTCCACCGCAGCAGAGTTATCCAGTTCTTACCCAGGTCTTTGTCGTGGGGACTGTTGGCTTGCAGTAAGATCTTCACTCTGTCCAGAGGAGCGATGGTGTATTTGGCACTTCATCCTGCTACACCTAAACACacccagacagatacagacacccTCAACATGAGCATATCTGGGCTAGACTAAGTAAAATAACCATTAGATTAATCTGAAGAATTATCTGTTGGATGAACCCAGACCATAAACACGTTAGTTTGGATAAATGCATATTACATCACTTTGGACAGGTCATGGGGTTTCTTTCCATGTTCACCATCTGACTAATAAGACAATCTTAGTTACAGATAGAACAGAGTAATAGCCTCAGTATAACTGGCAGATGGATGATGATACACACAAACAGTTATAGCAACAGACCTTGACTACAGTCATGTGACTTCTCCAGGCACCGTATCTACTGTATAGACAACAGACCTTGACACCGTCATGTGACTTCTCCAGGCACCGTATCTACTGTATAGACAACAGACCTTGACACCGTCATGTGACTTCTCCAGGCACCGTATCTACTGTATAGACAACAGACCTTGACACCGTCATGTGACTTCTCCAGGCACCGTATCTACTGTATAGACAACAGACCTTGGCACCGTCATGTGACTTCTCCAGGCACCGTATCTACTGTATAGACAACAGACCTTGACACCGTCATGTGACTTCTCCAGGCACCGTATCTACTGTATAGACAACAGACCTTGGCACCGTCATGTGACTTCTCCAGGCACCGTATCTACTGTATAGACAACAGACCTTGACACCGTCATGTGACTTCTCCAGGCACCGTATCTACTGTATAGACAACAGACCTTGGCACCGTCATGTGACTTCTCCAGGCACCGTATCTACTGTATAGACAACAGACCTTGACACCGTCATGTGACTTCTCCAGGCACCGTATCTACTGTATAGACAACAGACCTTGACACCGTCATGTGACTTCTCCAGGCACCGTATCTACTGTACAGACAACAGACCTTGACACCGTCATGTGACTTCTCCAGGCACCGTATCTACTGTATAGACAACAGACCTTGACACCGTCATGTGACTTCTCCAGGCACCGTAACTACTGTATAGACAACAGACCTTGACCACCGTCATGTGACTTCTCCAGGCACCGTATCTACTGTATAGACAACAGACCTTGGCACCGTCATGTGACTTCTCCAGGCACCGTATCTACTGTATAGACAAcagaccttttatttaactaggcaagtcagttaagaacacattcttattgtcaatgactgcctaggaacagtgggttaacagccttgttcaggggcagaaggacagattttcaccttgtcagctcaggggtttcaatcttgcaaccgcacagttaactagtccaacgctctaaccattgcactccacgagtagcctgcctgttacacgaatgcagtagaagccaaggtaaattgctagctagcattaaacttatcttataaaaaacaatcaatcataatcactagttataactactaatccagtttagcaggcaatattaaccaggtgaaattgtgcctttctcttgcgttcattgcacgcagagtcagggtatatgcaacagtttgggctgcctggctcattgcgaactaatttgccagaattatgACAgaattgaaggttgtgcaatgtaacaagaatatttataCTTATGGATGCCagccgttagataaaataccgaacggttccgtatttcaccgaaataataaacgttttgttttttaaatgatagtttccggattcgatcatattaatgaccaaaagctcatatttctgtgtgttattatgttataattaagtctgacttgatagagcagtctgactgagcagcagcaggcctgtaatcattcattcaaacagcactttagtgcgttttgccagcagcttttcgcaagcacagcgctgtttatgacttcaagcctatcagcctaatggctggtgtaaccaatgtgaaatggctagctagttagctgggtgtgcgctaatactgtttcaaacgtcattcacttttagatttggagtagttattccccttgcgctgcaagggccgcggcttttttggagcagtggctgttgtcgatgtgttcctggttcgagcccaggtaggaagctatactgttacactggcaatactatagtgcctataagaacatccaatagtcaaaggtatatgaaaaataaatggtatagagagacaTAGTCCTagaaatactatattaactacaacctaaaacctcttaccttggaatattgaagtctcatgtcaaaaggaaccaccaactttcatatgttcccatgttctgagcaaggaacttaaacgttagcttttttacatggcacatattttacatggcacacattttacatggcacatattactttcttctccaacactttgtttttgcattatttaaaccaaattgaacatgtttcattatttatttgaggctaaatggattttatttatgttttatattaagttaaaataagtgttaattcagtattgttataattgtcattattacaaattaaattaaattaaaaaaataaaaataaaaaaatcagccgattaatcggtatcggcttttttggtcctccaataatcggtatcgccgGTGAAAAATCatgatcggtcgacctctactccagGCACCGTATCTATATTTGTATATAAATAATAATCTGCACATTCTGTGCCAGTTTCCCTAACCTGCATTAAATCTGGTATCCAGCCGTTTATGCAACAAACAACCAACACCGTTTCTTTCCCTCGGACATCATTGCACACCATTTTGTTTTCCCAGAATTCTGgatgctcctctcctccgtttcatcaacaacacaaaaacaataacaaatgcgCTGGGGTTGAACAGTGCTGTTTCACCTGATGCTGACTGAACAGTGGTGCGGATTTCAGCTTTAAgcttagtcctggactaaaaagaaTCGCCATTGAGCATGCTATTTAATCCAGGTCCGAGACAAGTCAGCTTAATCTGGGTCTGTGAAACCTACTCACAAACTCATTATGCCTATATCGCTCTGCCACGGTCTAGGTGTTTAAGTTGTCAGAACTCTGTACACATATACCCATTTCTTCTGGATCTCTGGTGAGTTTTAATTTAGATGATAGTAGTCTTATTGCCGGATGAATTGCCTGCACACTATGCAGCTCATCAGAACCAGGGCTTGTGTCACTGGAtgtgtactacagtatgttctgtaTTGTATTTCTGTATTACCATCACTAGTGAAGTCTGCAGCCGCCCTTACCTCCACCCTTTCCTCCACCCTTTCCTCCAGCCTTACCTCCGCCCTTACCTCCAGCCTTACCTCCGCCCTTACCTCCACCCTTACCTCCACCCTTACCTCCAGCTACGAAGGAGCGGACAAAGTGATAGTCCCCCTGAGTGTGGTCGGGGATCACAGGACGACCACGGGTGAGACTGCATCGTCCGTTGCCATGATGTGTGAGTTCAATCAGGACCCGAATGCATTCATAACTATGCAAAGAAAAAAACACAACAGCTACATTACATTCTCAGCATTAAAAAGGACAACGCTCGACGTCATTATCAGACCAACAATATAACTTACTAACACTGACATTCTGCCTTGCCTTGAGAGGCACATAATTATGTGAGGCATAACGTCGTAAACTGTTGATCACTAAAACAATGTATAATCAATACATAATTTGGTTAGCTTgtcaaaacaaaaaaatactaGCTGTCATTGAAGTCGAGTTATCGTGCTACCGTTACTAGCAGATGAACGTTAAATAGTCAACTAGCTACAATTTCGATTCTCTACTATTGACTGGACTGTTCAAACACTGACTCACCGTTCAATCGACTGTTGCTGTACTAATAACTTATATTAGCCATCTTACCCACTGGTAGGTCAACACTGTCAGATGAACAACCGTTGCAAAACAAATCTCGCCAGCGTTAGCATTTGCAGGTAGCCTCCGTCGCTTCCTGATTCCCCGAAGAAACCTGCCTAGCGGGCACTCGTGGAGACAACCTCACCGAGCGACAATTGTGAGTTCAGTTTCTGATCACTATTTTTTTGCGAGAAATGCGTAGCTAAAGAATAGCGAAATGTGATTAGGCAAACAGCAATACAAAAAACAACTGGCTACCGGTTAAATGTATGTATGAAGGGTTAAGGCACATGTTTTTATGATCACTAACAACTGGTGCCCTTCATGTGCACAGATCCACTGTCTCATGGGAATGACGTCATTGGCAAATAATAAAAACGGCATAATTAAACCATAAATGTGTCAATTAATAATATGTAAACAACTGCCTAAACACTTAATAATTTCCTACATATAGGGTCAAATAGTACTTTTGTGGAGCAGGTTAGTGTTTTTAAGCTGTTATTATTACACAGttctaaaacatattttaaagCTGTTATTATTACACAGTTGTAAACCATACAGAATATGAAGCAAAACACTAGCTTGTTAAAGGTTATCTAGGGTTTGAAGTAGTTTGATAGTAGTTTGTTACCTCTACTCATTAGAGAAAGTAGACAAACGCTCCATTCCAGGTTTTCCCAATGACCCTTCACTCCAGAGCTGAGTTGACTCGAGACCGTAGGTCGCgtctgggagaggagggagagggcttCCCCGAATGGATTGACACAAGAAGGATTTACGCTTTAAATTGTGTTTTATTCAGTATGGCTATATACGTGTTGATAAAAACAGTATTGGTAGATTGTGTCAATGTATCAGCGTTGTAAAGAAGAGCTACTAACCAGCCATATTTTCCGAGTGAAACCAATACAATGATCGTCAGTGTCTATCAGGAGTGGAATATTATTAGCAATTCAGACAGTGCAACTGTCTCTCTGGTATGTAAAGTATTTGAGCTGCCTTTTAAAGTCAACGTGTAAATAACATATAAACCAACAACACTTATGTTATCTGTGACATTCACGAATAGCTTAGCCAGCCATCCAATGCCACGAGTGTCAAATACTCGATATTTTTCGGACATTCGGTCAAGTGCAAGAAAATCTACTCGACGCGGCAAAAGTGTTGCAAGCTGGTTACAACATTGTCATTACGCTTCCGTCTGAAACTCGTGCAGTAAAAAAGTAGGCCGCGAGCCAAGTCCGGTGTTGTGTGGCAGCCTATACTTTTTAAAGGGCTTCACTTCTGCCTTTTAACTGTTAAATGGCTTAGcctaaatataaaataaataccaCCGCCATGCGGAAGAAGAAGGAGCGTTTGGAGATTTTAGCATGTTGATTAATAATGCAAATATATTATTGATATTGCAATGAATCCTTTATTTATAGGAAAGGGTTATTGTGTAATCTGTTAACTACATGGTAATAAGCATGTCTCTACTTCACGGATCATTGCTTTGACAAGGTGGTGTGTGTTGTAAACTGTTTAGTCGGCTAAGCCAAATACGGACGGTATTTGGCACGGCAGGCCCGGCGCCATTCCTTTCGTTAAAGGGACACAGTAGGGAAAACTGCAGTAGCCTAAAGTGGGCTCACAAGACGAGTTTATTGAACATGATCAGTTGAAAGTGAAAGACGGCTGGTAACTCGACCATCTTCAACACTATACAACTAACCCATATAGTTACACCTGATACCTCATACATGTTCTATTTGCAGTTACACGCTTCATTGCCCGAATGCAACACCATGCAGTTCAAGATTTCTAAACATCTGCTACAAATTATACAATTGGGTTCTATTATACCCAGTACATACAAAAAAAACCTGTGACCAGGCATGTTTTGTTAGGAAAATAAAAAAGTTTTCTCCTTAGTGTTGTCAGTCAAACACAGATGTGTTTGGGTGtgttatatagtgcactaatagaGAAACAGACAGTTATTTTAACATATTTCTTATTTTCTTTATCAATTCCCTCCAGGTCCTTGCACAGGTTTTCAACATggtgggaaaataaatcaacatatgAGTGTCAGTGTAAGCCAGTAATCCACTCTCCAAAAAATtaaggaagagagaaaaaaaagttgaAGTTGTAGCACAGCTGAGAACAACCATTCACCTGGTTCCCATGCCGACTGCCCCATCTCTGCCCTCTCACATCCTCCACTATGCCTCCTACTCCCAAACCCCCTAAGAGACAACCCCCACCACAGACAAGGAATGGCTGCAAGGTGATacccacaacaacaaccaccaccaccaccgccaaGAGGCAGATCTCCAACTCCAGCAAGTTTAGAGGAAAAGCCATTGAGAGCCCACAGTCGACACCGAAACCACCCCGAAGATCCACAACCAGGACCCAGG from the Oncorhynchus kisutch isolate 150728-3 linkage group LG4, Okis_V2, whole genome shotgun sequence genome contains:
- the LOC109890067 gene encoding graves disease carrier protein-like; this translates as MVGMTAVICTYPLDVIRACLAYQMKGHHRYTGIRNAFQTMYLKEGGIPGFYKGLIPTLIGMTPYAGFLFITRDTGTTVLRQPRGAGAVDPRQPALWKGWPELSTDHISTPLLHLLSQLSSRCCLEKDAVRSGAS